GTAACTCTTCCCATCCCTGCTATTCTTCATAAGTCCAAAGCAGGACAGCCTAGGATTCGCATCCTGCTCAACCCAATGTGAACCAATCCCAAGTTAAAAATCCCCAAACAGCAGAAACAAATTGATTCACAAAAAGACTTCAACCAATTGAACTACCTTATCAAACAAAACCCTGTAAGCATTGAGATCATGATACAATGCGCGCCCTTTACCACTACAATACTCAAGAGCCTGAGCCAAATACAGAGCCACCCTCAACCTCATAGCCCATCTCATTGGCTGGCTCTCCCAATGAAACAAATGCTTTGCCAAAGTCTCATGTGGCATAAACTCAGCCACCAACAACctctcatctccttcacaaCAACACCCAATCAGATTCGCCAATCTCTCACTTCTCAATGTCCCAACCGATCTTGCTTCCTCCTATAAATtaaaaagaaccaaactttaTCACATTGCtcaactcaaaaataaaaaaggaacaaACTTTATTGCATTACtgaactgaaaaataaaaaaggagcAAACTTTATTATTTGAAAGAGAGATAAGTTTAACTACGGACGAGGAATTGGCGAGAATCGGGCCAGGCCAGCTTGTTGAAGCGCTTGACGGCGATCCAACGGTCGGCGTTGTTGTCGAGCTTTCCTTTGTAGACAACGTTGGGGGCTTTCTCGCCGTGCTCCGAGACTATGTTGTCGGAGGAGAAGCCGCACGTGGCGGCTTTCAGTTGGTCTAAGCTGAACTCGGTGAAGCTCGGGCACGAGTTTTTGTCGCTTTTGCCGCCCCCATTCTCTGCAAACAACAACGAACGCAATCAAAGCtttactcctttttttttttctccaaaagcaaaaacagaaacaacagaACAAAAAGGTGTGAGCTTTGAAAGGGTTACTTACCGAGGTCGGTGGATTCGAGGACGGACGGTTTAAGGTGGGAGTGGAACCAGCAGAGAGAGAATCTGGAGCAGCGGGCTCCCATTGAGGAAAGATCAAGCGGTGGAGAGTGAGTGAAAGTGGGGATGATCAGAGGGTGGATATCATAGCTCAGAGAGTCTGAGAGAGTGAGCTGTGGATCCAAAGTTGATTCAGTTTGCTTTGCTTCACAGCTCTGAGCTCTCTGCTGCTGCAAATATCTATGATCTGGTTCAGTAAGTTCAGTAAGAGGGGAAGAGGgaatataaaagaaacaaaagaaaataaatgggTTCTGAAATTGTTtaatgtattattattattactatttgGGATTTTGGGAAGCCATTATTATGATCAGGCTCAGTGTGTCCCTCACGTTTTCATGTGTTGGGTATGAGGCTTTCACAGTGTGagtgtcagagagagagagagactttgtGTGAAGCAAAAATGCAAAGGGATGCAAAAGGGcaggtcctttttttttttttctccttccacTTTGTGCTTTCTGGTGATTGTCTGCAATGCCATCATTTCTTCAAGAGGAGAAATAGTTTAGTGGTTTGGTTTAGTGTGTTGGATTAGGGGTCAAATTAATGGCCGTCTTTTATTCTTTAATGAGTCAAGAAAGTCAAGCAAAGGAATTGATGAAGAGGTGGGAGTTGCATTAATAGGATTGTCCATCTAATTAGTTTTGCTATATGGTCCCTATCAATTTATTCTCTTTGATTACTTGTTCACTATCATAGGACCAATTCTATTTATCCACactaagaagagaaagaaggcaTTTTTAATCTACAATGAGTAAATTACAATCTAGTCAAACTTGGTAGTTGGTTCTTAACTACTTCAAGATGATCCTTACTTCCTTAGTATGACAACGTTGACCCAATTATTGTTtctcttttgtttgattttagatGCAAGTATGTATTTGTTGGTAGACAAAGGCGTTTTGATTAGGCCTATCACAAGGAGTGGACCTGTTAACATAATATTAGCTAATGGACTTCAGTGCTAATGGGCCAATTGTCTCTCTTGCTTATCACTAATCCAAGAACTTTATTGTCCATTACTAATTTCGCATCATGCTTCTGGTTTGATGAGTATGTTTACTAAGCTGGAATGAGAGTCGCAGAAATTAAGGAGTCGATCCATTCGTCTAAAGAGATTTTAATGAAGTTATCATTGTAAAAACTAAACTCCTTGAGGGAGGTGGGTAGTCACTTCTTCCCactctgagtttttttttttaattgttgagGGGAATTTTAGAATCTTACTCAACATTGTATGTGAAAAGTGACACTAGAATAATAACTGATGGTGGATCATACATTATCTCAACATGAGCTTCaatttgattattattatttgaccGAACATATTTACTAATCCAGAAGAAGTACATAAAATATGAGATTATGAGAGTCGTTTTCATTTTTTGTGAATCTCTTCGTATACTAACATTTTAGAAATCAAAATATAGTAggattcttggtgaagttggTAAAATCCTAATTTTTAGAACTAAAATTCCTTAAGAagatttttactttttagtacACAAGACGTTTTGTATAAATGAGAAATACCACAAGAACGATTATCACACTATAAAGTCTTCTGTCCTCCATTATTGCCATAACATGCGAGGAACCTCCAACACGAAACTTCAACCATCAACACTACAAATCAGTTAATTGTACAAGACAACCAAAATAGGTCGACAAGGTTCCTTTCGTTAGCTTCAAGAGGGTGACAATTCCAAATTATAGAAAGACCAGAATCATCTCCAACGTTCCAGACCCCTAGGTTCACATCCTACACTCCTACAGCATCACATGTCCCATCTATCTAAGCCTAGCTAGCTCTCAAAACCCAACCACACAAATCTGCATGTAGGCATGTTACTTGTATCCAAGAATCCCAATCAAACATCTTGACTAAACCACCGGAAATTGAGTAATTCATGATCGGAGACACCGTGTGACCCCAAGTGTCTGTTACTACTCAAGTAGCAACAGTGGAACATGCACCCATATGGGGGTCTTTTATAGGACCACGACCACCCCCTTTccataaaaactaaagagatcGTGATGATATTGCACCCCTTGTTCATAATCATACTTAACGATGCTCCCTCACCCTCTGGTTCTCTTTTTTGACCAGCTTTTGGCGCTTAAATTGCGCCGGCGTGCTTTCTGGTCATTGCTTTCTGGTAATAGCACAGGTGGGGCAGTTGGGGTCACTATGCTGTCAAGTGTATGTCACCGGAAAAAAGCTCACATGGAAGAAGCACAATTCGCTGTGATACGGCAAAATTATTAAGCAAAGAAACTATATGATAATTAAAAGGATAAAGATAAAGATCTACTTTGTAATGATGGATTGGTGCTAAAGCTTGTTAGATTGGATTAAATCCAAATTACAAATCTGTATAATTCTGTTTGTTGGATCTAATGTATTATGTACAGTTGCAACTTGCAAGTGTCCAAATAACCAGTTAGATTCGCAGTGTGTGATGTAATCCACTAAACTAGAGGCATTTGTTTGTGTTTATGTGTTGTAAAGTGGCTTATCCATTTGAAAGGGTGCTTACCTAATCATAAAATTGAATATAGAACAAGCTAGGTATATAGTTGGTATTCACATTTTCAACTTTGTAGACTTTTATCCTATTATTTAACGACcaaaaaattcttcaatttagaTGTACATGGATGACTTATTCTTGTAAAACAGTTACTGAATCATATAAGAATGATTGCATTTCACTTTTAGGTGATATAGTATACTTGTGTTTGCTTAAGCACGATGAATAATGTTAAGTGAATTATTTAGATACCACTTGCATCACACCTCAAGTGACAACTGATATGGTACAGTCACATCATTTAATCAAATTCTATAATAGGTTGTGTTGTCAATACAAGTGTTTGATAGATGATCtataaatttttaatttgaCAGAAAGATAATTCACACAGAAAAACCACTTCTGATAGTTAAATTACATTATAAACTACTAGAAAGAATACAATACGCACTTTCTATCTTTTACAAACATCAAATGTAGGTCATTATAAAATAGACGTCTAGAAATATATTCTCTCTCTTCCGATCAGTTTCAAAAAATTACTTTtagatttatttttctttcgatGACAAATTACTTTTAAATTCTGAGAACTGAATTTCTTGCTTTTGCACTAGTCTAGATTTCCGAATGATTTTAATATGGATATTTAGCAATTAAATAGAAGACCAAGAAAAACCCAAAGTTTATAGCGTCAAATGTGATGGGATGATCACAGAGAGACAGGAAGGCACGTTATCGGTCCACGTGATAAGATCTTAAGAGGGAAGAGAAGGCATGTGAGGTGCTGACTCGGTTTTGCAGTGCATTGCGAAATATGCAGGCCAAGGACACTGGGGGGTAATACAAATCAATGTTCCGAAACAGACAACTTGAATCTACAGCTCACCCCAAGGACCAAAATCCATCACTTTGAAACAGTGAAAAGACTACTCCGAAAGTTAAAAACCAAGGTAAAAAGAGGTTTAAAAAATCATGTAAGCAATAATGCCTCGTATCTTTGTGACATGAGGATGATGGCATTTCCTTTTACAACgtttcttctcttttcataAAGCACAGAAGATTTTCATTCTCTATGAACAATGTAAGTCCATGGTACATGCTGATCATGATCTTAAATAGAACAGAAGAGGACTGCAAAAATGTGAAAAAACTATAGCCgagtttcattttcatttccaCTAGAGATACAACAAATCATGTGGCGTAGCCAAGGTCCAAAAGACTCCTAACCAAACCATAGCCATTTAAGCAGAGCTCTCCTGTTTTGCAGCAAAGTCGTTCCCTTCTATGCACCGTTCATTGTAGCATCGGCATGCACTACTGTGTTTCCGTCTTCTAGAATCTTGCCATTAACTTGAGTTCTTTGCCTCTGGAGACATATGACGGCAAGATTGTCAATGCTGGTCCAGACCAAATAATAGAATGATGATTTACACAGAAATGATAATATAATGAGATTACTATACCCGATCAGCGGGGTCTCCAGACATTCCATTCAATAGCTTGTGATTCTCTTCTTTAGTCTTGCTGTCCTTGTCCTTCGTGCTTAGTGGTAACAACAATGATGTAGCTGTCCGATCAGGTAATTCTGCATCAACAACTCAGTCACTACCACTGCTCCAGAGGTGTCTAACCAAAAATATCAAGAAATTGAAAACGGAGACATCCTAACCTGCTAATTTCTTGTCGATAAAGAATACAACCAAATTAACAGTGTACCTGGAGAAACCATATTGTTCAGCCAAGAAGAGAATTCAGAAACAATTATTTTGTATGTTTAAAAACGTGTATGAACGTGAAGAATATAAAACTCTTGTTACCATGCAACAACAACATCAACTGTGTAATGTTTGCGGGATGCCACAATCAACAAACTCTGGATCACAACAAGCATCCAAGCCAACTGCTTTATAAATCTGCAATGATCACAATGAGTAACCGAGTGAGAAACTTAAAAATTAGGCAAAATCCAGAATGCATTTATATTCAATTCAACAGACCAGTAAATGGTAACCCATATTTTACCTCTGTGTGCCATATTTCTGATAAGTGCGCACAAAGGTGAGACTAAAGATCATGTGTGATGAAAAAATCAAATCGCCACAGCCATATAGTACACCCCTCGGAACTGCATAAATAGGAATTGCAAATCAGGACAAAGCATAAGGCCCAATGCAACAAAAGACCTCAAGCAAATAAACTTACCGATCACAAGGGCCTCAAATACAGTCTCTGGAGGAGGCAACCTAGCAAGTCTAGAGCCCTGCATATTTAAGATATAGCCTGTCACTTAACTTAGTTCACATCATACCATACGCTACATTTCATCAAGACCTTAACCAATAAACAATCAACCAACCTCACGGCAATGGTAATTTGGACCAGGAAGCTGGGTGGAGTAGAATGTGAGGATTCGAAGAAACTGACAAGTCTGCAACAAACAGTAGCaactatgagagagagagagagagagaaaagatgttGGGACTGTATGACAATATGTTCACCAcacaaataaaaagaaaaaagaaatgatgtcTCATTTTCTCTATTCCAAACAGAACTTAGCatacacaaaacacaaaacaataacaacACTGCCCAACTTATATTCATCAGTTCAAAAAGGTACGccaaaaaaattacataacgaaaaaaaaaaactaataagaTTCCAAAAATCAAATGAACCAAAAGAACTACATCAACATCATTAAGTTTCTCACCTATTTGCAAAATCAGGTACTAGGGTGAGAATAGTTACA
Above is a genomic segment from Rosa chinensis cultivar Old Blush chromosome 3, RchiOBHm-V2, whole genome shotgun sequence containing:
- the LOC112193168 gene encoding phosphatidylinositol:ceramide inositolphosphotransferase 2, with amino-acid sequence MTLYIGRESSKLWKRICAEVVTEINLLATNWKYLLAGLVGQYIHGLAARGVHYIHRPGPTLQDAGFFLLPELGEERAYISETLFTFIFLSFVLWTFHPFIFKSKKIYTVLIWCRVLAFLVTCQFLRILTFYSTQLPGPNYHCREGSRLARLPPPETVFEALVIVPRGVLYGCGDLIFSSHMIFSLTFVRTYQKYGTQRFIKQLAWMLVVIQSLLIVASRKHYTVDVVVAWYTVNLVVFFIDKKLAELPDRTATSLLLPLSTKDKDSKTKEENHKLLNGMSGDPADRRQRTQVNGKILEDGNTVVHADATMNGA